Part of the Bacteroidia bacterium genome is shown below.
TAGCCAATATCGGGATAAATAGATACGTAAAACTCGGTTTATTTTGTAGGGTAGCTTCAATGGCAATAATAGCCAAGAGAAATCCTAAAAATGTAGCTCCGGCATCACCCATATAGATTTTGGCAGGATGTTTGTTAAACTGCAAAAAAGCCAAAGCAGATGCAACGATAGTAATAGCTAAGGTAGCCGTACTATAATTCTGATTATCAATAGCTATCAAGAAAAAAGTCAAGCCGGAGATAGCGGCTATTCCGCTTGCTAAACCGTCCATCCCATCCGTAAAATTCATAACCGTAGTTACCCCGAAAATCCAAGTTACGGTTATTAATATTTGTAGCAAATAAGGAATCTCAAAATATATTTGGGAAAAAGGAATAACAAACCCTTTAAAACGAACCCCTATTACGGCAACTATTATAGCCGCAGATACCTGAACGATAAATTTTGGGAATGGCGGAAATTCTTTCCCGCGCGACTTTTGGAAATCATCAATCCAGCCAATGATTAACACCATAAACGTTGTGCCAAACACAACCCAGTCTTTTAAGCCAAGAGTATCTTCAAAAAAAAGAATACTCACTATAATACCAATAATATAGCCTAAAAATAGCCCAAAACTTCCCAGTATGGGAATCGGTTTAGTGTGGTCTTTCCGCTTAGTGGGGAGATCCACAATACCGAGTTTGTGTGCTAAGCGTATGATATATGGGAAGGTTAAATAAACCAACACAAATACTACGCAAAACACCATTAAGAATTTCATGTTTACTAAGTAGCCTGAGTATTTAGCCGGCGAAGATAGACAATATTTGGTAATGATTTTTGATTGCGGCCAAGAAAGTCTGATAAAAAGAAGCGAGAGGGAAGGGTTGAAATTAGAAACAAAATATTAATCAGAAGGTTATCAACTTTCTCAAGAAGAAAGAAACCCATGATGGATGCCCTACTTGTAATAATCCGCTATCAATAAAATTATAGTTTTCATATTTTCTGAACCATAACCAACATATCCATTAACTTTGGCACAAGTTTTGTTTTTATTTTTGCTAAAAACTAATTTTTTATCATGAGAGTAATTTTTGTTTACGTTCTGTTACTGGCTGCTTCCTTAGGCGTGCTACACGCACAGTCAGATCTTGTGTTCTTCTCGGAGCGAGGGGAAAAATTCTACGTTGTTTTAAACGG
Proteins encoded:
- a CDS encoding undecaprenyl/decaprenyl-phosphate alpha-N-acetylglucosaminyl 1-phosphate transferase — its product is MKFLMVFCVVFVLVYLTFPYIIRLAHKLGIVDLPTKRKDHTKPIPILGSFGLFLGYIIGIIVSILFFEDTLGLKDWVVFGTTFMVLIIGWIDDFQKSRGKEFPPFPKFIVQVSAAIIVAVIGVRFKGFVIPFSQIYFEIPYLLQILITVTWIFGVTTVMNFTDGMDGLASGIAAISGLTFFLIAIDNQNYSTATLAITIVASALAFLQFNKHPAKIYMGDAGATFLGFLLAIIAIEATLQNKPSFTYLFIPILAISVPILDNIYVVLIRIYNKKPIYIADAGQIHHRLRRNGMPVKHVVLFLYLISIIFSLIAVIMHLLHV